The window tccctggtagctcagctggtaaagaatccatctgcaatgcaggagactctggttcaattcctgggtcgggaagatacactggtgaagggataggctacccactcagcattcttgggtttcccttgtggctcagctggtaaagaattcgcctgcagtgcaggagacccgggttcgatccctgggttgggaagatcccctggagacagaaaggctacccactccagtattctggcctggagaattccatggactatccatggggccacaaagaatcagacatgactgagtgactttcaattcactttcactttcaaaatactgaaataatCATTATTATAGTCTACCACCACCACTAATAACAGAGTTATGGCTATTGTTAGGCAGCTATCTCAGCATCTACTTATGTTagctaatttcattctttccatACACCTATAAGTTGGGTGCTTTTCTCATGCCCCACTTTACCATAATTTCACTTAAGTATAAGGTAAGTTTATGTTATACATACATGGACTCATGGTGCTTTTGAGGTGGTGaagggatttgaactcaggcttCCAGATTTTAGAGTTGACCTCATGCCACCATGTAATATGACCTCAGAGTAGAAAAGGATTATGTGACTTGAAGGGTCGATCAGATTCCATCACTTACCTTTTGAAAACTTCCAATTGAATAAAGTCCCAAATAGTTTTTCTGATTTTCAAGATCTCATTTCTGGCCACAAAGATGTTGAGTTATTGGGCTGAAAGCATCTAAGAGGATTCACACTCAGGACCTGAGGTCAAGATTAGAATATGTTACCTGCAACTCCAAGCTCTTATGACTATGGTCATAATATATGTGAGATAAACCACATGACTTTGTTAATGAGACTATCTTTCCCCCCAATTACTTGAAGTTAAGaatatttttctcatgatgtgaaaaagtagcacttttttttttttttttttcaaaacacagCAATTGGAGAAGGAGCAACATGCATAGGGTTTCGGGGgggaaactgaaggaaaaaaagcaataatttgttagtttctaatttcttaaaatgagaaaaactcaATCTGCCAACACAAACATCCAGAAAGGCtgagctttgttttttttcttttccattattgttttttaagggatattgaatatagttccctgtgctacacagtaaggccttgtttattcattctatttaatatatacactagtttgcatctgctgattcaaactcccagtccatccctcctcACCCTCCATCACCAGGATTCAGATTTCATCTTTTCAGCCCTCTCTTGACATCTCACCGCCTTGCACTGATAGAAGTCAGTTGTCCTGTTGTCAGAAGCCCATTTGATAAGAAACTAAGGGAGTCCTCTGGCCCACAAAGGATTCAATCTTACCAATAGCCATGTAAGTGAGCTGGCGTTCAGATACGCTTCCAGTCAAGATCTGACAAGACTATATAGCCCAGGCCCACATTTTGAATGTAGACTCTCTGAGACGCCTAGAAGTATTTAAGCAAAATAACAGAATGCATCACAATAAACACTGTGCAATATACCAACATACACCAACTGAGCAGAAAAAGTAGAGCTAAATTTTAAACTAAttgaattgaaatattttaaatttcaacagAATTAGAACTAGAATTGGAACTGTCACTCAAAATAGCAAGAACCATAAATTTCCAAGGCATAAATTCCAAAACCCCATAACaggactgttaaaaaaaaaaaaaaaaaacagtagtaaGCTCTCAGAGATATAAATTTTAACTAGGGAAACAGAAATACTATCAGAATTTTGGTATGGAAGACATGCATATGTGTGGGTGAAGTTGCTTGAatagtgtctgactgtttgcgaccccatggactgtagcccgccaggctcctctgtccatggcattctccaggcaagaatactggagtgtgttgctctgccctcctccaggggatcttcccgacccaggattgaacccgcatctcttgcgtctcttgcattggcaggctggttctttaccactagcactgcttgggaagcccatggaaggcATAAATCTCTCTAAATTATATGACTAATCAAAGATTTACAGATATAAAATCACATATTGCTTTCTCTCATTGAAGAAATAAGTGTGTGAATTTTATAGTGAAACAAACAACTTGGAACTCAAAGGTAAAAATTAGAGGTCAACCTCTTCTTGGGAGTCGGAAGGGTCTAGGTCCTTCCTTATAcattcacttttctcctttttttcttccatgaagTTAGCAAATCCTCAGAGACTGAGAGGCCATGGGCCAATTTGGCTAATTATCTTCTAGCTGCATGGAGGTCTCCAGGCTGCATCACTGTAAATAATCAACCTGTGCTTCCTAGCCCTTCAGTTAGCCAGCTCCAGTCCAGTGGGTTCTATATCTGTGTGTCTCATTCTCCTGGAGATGTTGTCTGCACCAGGAAGCACATACCTGAGACTGTCTTCCTGCATGTTCTGAGGACAAACTCTCAGCCCTTATCCAACACCAGGTAGGGGAGATGTAAGACATCTGCATCCCTTAGTCCTGCCCCAGCAGAGACACAGCACAGCCTAATGAGTGCCAAGTGCAGTGGGAGACACTGAAtgcaggagggattgggggagccTTGTTTTCTCATCATCAAAGCAGAGGACAGATAGGATAGCCAGTAGAAGGACACTAAAATGGATAGATAAGCTCAGAAGACTAGGAAGTTGATGTTGTTTCTGGTGGGGATGCTAgaacttttatttaaatgtctATTTTCCTCCCATAATTATTCTGTCTTCCGTAGGCATCTTTTTTAACTCGAGCAGGTAATTGTTTTCTCTGAAGtaccctctgggcttccctgtggctcagtggtaaagaatctgcctgcaaatcaggagcctcaggagacgcaagtttgatccctgggtcaggaagatcccctggaggagggcatgacaatccactccagtattcttacaagcagaattccatggacagaggagcctggcgggctgcagtttgcgaggtcacaaagagctggacacgactgaagcaacttagcacagcccAGCAAAGTGTCCTTCAAGTGCTTCAAATGATCGTGAAGGTGATAGTGATGAAAATCGTGACAATAACCACAAAATATCACAAAGCCTTATGTAGGAATTCATGTGCCAGGCTCTGAACTAATGTTTTTCTGTGACTTGTTTTGTTTTacctgcattgctgctgctgctgctgctaagtcgcttccgtcgtgtccaactctgtgccaccccatagatggaaacccaccaggctcccccgtccctgggattctccaagcaagaacaccggagtgggttgtcatttccttctccaatgcatgaaagtgaaaagtgaaagggaagtcgctcagttctgttcgactcttagcgattATTACCCCCAAAAGAGAGCAACACGCTTTATTATCATCTTACACTTGAGGATAGGAGCACATCTTAGGAtagatattttaatgtaatttcaaTCTCGCCCTGTGGTAGAGAGGAGGTAAAGTCCGATTTGAATACATACAGCGAAATACCATTTTGTTTGttattattcagtcgctaagtcatgttgaactctttgagaccccaaggactgtagcccatcaggctcctctgtccatggggtttttcctgctaagaatactgaagtgggttgccattttctcctccaggggatcttcccaacccagggattgaatcccattgcaggcagattccttaactgctgagccaccaatgaagccCAAAACTCCCATTTACAAGACACCTAAACAGATTTCTCTCCTGCCAACCCAAACTGCATTCAGGGAGctgaatttaaaagaaacacaaactctCTGTAAGAAAGAatttatacctatggctgatcatgttgaggtttgaccgaaaacagcaaaattctgtaaagcaattatccttcaataaaaaaataaattaattaaatgagaaaaaaaaaaaaaattggcttgaaAATCTCTTAAACTGGCATGAGAAGCCCACTTAATGTTGAGAATTTGTTTGGTCTTAAATTTTTTGATGGTTCATAAGAGGTTGGATCTGCTGAGAAATCAACCCTTCACAAACCTTTAGGATTAAAGATATATCATAGTTAAGAAGTGTTACCTAGCcactacaaacaaacaaacaaaaaaaaaacagcaaacagtAATCTCAATTTCAGAACTTTCTCTGAGACTATTATAGTACCGATagaaaaatattctgtaataagaaaagcaaattcaGGGTCTTAATTAGAGTTTATTAATTAATCATTGGTCCATAATATATGAATGCTATCCTCAAGATCAGTGATAGTGTATgattttatgctttaaaattttataaagcaattatcattcaattaaaaataaatacatttttaaattttaaaaaataaataaatttttaaaaaaaaaaaaaaatgtatagccagtaagaatttgctgtgtgaggaattttctgtatgactcagggaactcaaactggggctctgtgacaacctagaggggtgggaggtggaagggaggctcaagagggaagggacatatgtatacctatggctcatccatgttgatgtatggcagaaaccaacacaatattataattatccttcaattaaaaataaataaattaaggaaaaaaggatattaaaaatgcatttatagaAATATGAAGTCCACTAagagcaaatatttatatttgagttATATGTGTGACCACAACACACATTTGAGTGAACACATATTTCCACGGAAGATAGATGtcataaaaccaaataaatatgaaaaatctctagaagttaatttaaaaaacagaaatgctatctgattaagaattttttaaaatttatacccCAGAGAGTGGTTTTAGCTGTTTAGGACTACATTACAAATTAAGAGAGTTTCTTGTACAGCATTCATATAAGATACAGTATATTTGAGTGTTTTTTAGTGTCCTTTAATTAGAATGACTTTTCTAAGAGACAAAAAACTTTTACTATagatttttccttcaaaattaagGGGACACATATTACATCACGTTCATGGATTTATTATGTCAAAAAGTCCTTACTTCTCTTGCATTCTTTGGCCGCATGCCTCTAAAATAGGTAAGTAAAGAAGCAAATGAGTAATTAACCTCTgattaaaaagaagcaaatgatATTTGGGGCCTCATTAAAGATGGGCTCACAACTGAGAAATATTGCTAAAGTTGCTAGGCCATGTGGTCATCAAgtgtgaatattttatttgttaattgctTAAATCCAAAGTATGGACACTTCTCTGGGTGCCTctacatttgttttgtttattcaacACTCTTCTTTTCATAAGGTGCCCCATCTACatggaaaaaaagtaatttaacaGGTGTCTCTGAATTCCTTCTCTTGGGCCTCTCAGATGATCCAGATATGCAGCCCCTCCTCTTCGGACTCTTCCTGTCCATGTACCTGGTCACTGTGCTTGGGAACCTGCTCATCATCCTGGCTGTCAGCTCCAattcccacctccacacccccatgtacttcttcctctccaatttGTCCTTGACTGATGTCAGTTtcagcaccaccaccatccccaagaTGCTAGTGAACCTCCAGACACACAGCAAATCCATCACCTATGCAGGCTGCCTAACTCAACtgacctttttttctctttttgcttttttggagaGTCTCCTTCTGacagtgatggcctatgaccggtTGGTGGCCATTTGTCACCCTCTCCACTACCTGGTCATCATGAACCCCCGCTTCTGTGGCTTGTTGGTTCTGGTGTCATTTTCCATCAGCCTTTTGACCTCCCTGCTGCACTACTGGATGGTATCACAGCTTACTTTCTGTGAAGAAGTgaaagttcttcatttcttctgtgatccTCCTCAACTCTTCAACCTTTCCTGTTCTGACACCTTCATCAATAACATATTAATCTATTTCATTGGTGCCATCTTGGGTGGAGTTCCACTCTCAGGGATCCTTTACTCCTATACTCGAATTATTTCCTCCATTCTAAGAGTCTCATCTTCAGGTGGGAAGTacaaagccttctccacctgtggttCTCACCTggcagttgtttgtttgttttatggaaCTGGCCTTGGGGTGTACCTCAGCTCAGCTGTCTCATCTTCCCATAGGAAGGGTGTAGTGGCCTCAGTAATGTACACTGTGGTCACCCCTatgctgaaccccttcatctacagCCTAAGGAACAAGGACATAAAGAGTGCCCTCTGGAAGATTATTATCAGAAGAACCTAATTTCAATACCTGTGTTATATGtacctatatgtgtgtgtgtgtatatatatgttcctaaGACTGGTAAAGGCAGTAACAACAAATCTGTGCACCAAGTGATTCTGAATATTTAGTCTCACACCATATATGTACCtctctgtttatatatttttcctattaaaatagcTCTAATGAAATTGGAACATTATTTAGTCACCCAGTGTGAGTCATAACCATTCCAAGATTTTGCATACCACATCACTACACCTTTTCAATTTCCTTATGTATTACACAGAGCCCTTGGTCCCTGGCAGTCTTGTTTCtgtagttacaaaataaatgcagctctttgttgttgttgttcagtatctccgacgtgtctgactcttgcaactccatggactatagcatatcaggctcctctgtactccactatctcctggagtttgctcaaattcatgtgcattgattTGGTCATGCTAtgtaaccatatcatcctctgccacccacttttcctgccctcagtctttcccatcatcagggtattttccagtgagtcagccctttggatcaggtagccaaagtattgaagctgcagcttcagcatcagtttttccaatgaatattcagggttgatttcctttagaattgactggtttaatctccttacagtccaagggattctcaagaatcttctccagcgccacaattcaaaagcatcaattctctggtgctcagccttcatggtccaactctcaaatctgtacatgactactagaaaaaccatagttttaaggcagttctatttccagttttttaaggaatctccacactgttctccatagtggctgtactagtttgcattcccaccaagagtgtaagagagttcccttttctccacaccctctccagcatttattgcttgtagactttttgctagcagccattctgactggcgtgaaatggtacctcatagtggttttgatttgcatttctctgataatgagtgatgttgaacatcttttcatgtgtttgttagccatctgtatgtcttctttggagaaatgtctatttagttctttggcccagggaaagagacacgtgtaccccaatgttcatcgcagcactgtttataatagccaggacatggaagcaacctagatgcccatcagcagatgaatggataagaaagctatggtacatatacacaatggagtattactcagccattaaaaagaatacatttgaatcagttctaatgaggtggatgaaactggaacctcttatacagagtgaagtaagccagaaagaaaaacaccaatacagtatactaacatatatatatggaatttagaaagatgataacaataaccctgtgtacgagacagcaaaagagacactgatgtatagatcagtcttgtggactctgtgggagagggagagggtggggagatttgggagaatagcattgaaacatgtataatatcatgtatgaaacgagtcgccagtccaggttcgatgcacggtactggatgcttggggctggtgcactgggacgacccagagggagggtaggggagggaggagggtggagggttcaggatggggaatgcgggtatacctgtggtggattcattttgatatttggcaaaactaatacaatattgtaaagtttaaaaataaaataaaattaaaaaaaaaaaaaaaccatagttttgatgatattgacctttgtcagcaaagtgatgtctcttctttttaataggctatctgtgtttgtcatagctttccttccaaggaaggaAACACTGCTCTATTTCTTGTTATATATTGATTctatacttttccttttattattcccTATTTGTCATATGTATCTATATTCTACCATAACGATCAATGCATCCAATATATTATTGCTCGTTAATAAtctttttgtgaaaataaaattagaaaaaaaaataatctttttgtgAAAATAGAATGGgtatttaatttccaaatcagagaaatttgaaattaaaatagggCACTATGAATACTGAGTTTACATAAGCAGTTATCAATTGGGACTTTCCTAGGAAAACTGGGGTATATGCTTCCCAAGGAGTAGAGAAGAGACTACCTACCAGAGAAAAATTGATTCCAAAATTTTCTGATAAATCTCCTTCCCATTCCATCTAACTTCTCCCCAATCATATTACTTAATGAGACATAAAGGGACAAAACACTGAATGATTCCACAGCTAAAGTAGTCAAATTTAAAGAGAATGATGGTTTTGGGATCAGGAAaaggggagttagtgtttaatgggcaCAAAGTGTCCATTAGGGGAAGATGAAATAGTTCTGGAGacggatagtggtgatggttgctaacaatgtgaatgtacttaatgctgcTGAATTGTACAATTAAAAATGGGGAGCTAAAtgttatgttttttttcttaccacaacaaaaaaaaaatctcctgtcAGGAATAAGAGATGAATTGCTCCAAATTTGGGTGTTAACCCTCAGGAATCAACTCCTAGAGGTAGCTGCCTCAGCTTCAGGGAGCCCACATCTGATGACTGCATAATGTGAGGTTATAAGCATTGGGCTCCTTTCCCTCAACTGCAGCCAACTCTAAGGGATCATCTTATAACACCCTGGTAGTTTTCATAGAACTTTGAGGGTCTTCAGCTTGGCTTGACTTTTCCACTGCCCTTTCATGCTACAGATAGTTTGCCAAACCACAGAGTCTAGGGAACAGTTCTCACAAGATTGTCTCATTTCAGACACCAACACAAGTGCAGTGGTTCCCAGAGTGACTCTCACTCTGGGCATCTTGGCTCcaaattcaaaaaatataataacaaaaaacataaatctccaagacagaaagcccagaactTGAGACCAGGactatagaaagaaaaatatgacaatGCCAGAGACATAAACCTTAACCATGAACAAAGAAATACTATCACATTCTTGGAAGAGACCAAAATCTCTCTAGGTTTCATGATTAATTCAGTGAATTTATAGACATAAAATCATGTATTTCTTCccctaattgaaaaaaaaatgtatctgaatttgatgatgagaaaataaactgGAAGGCAGAGGTGAGGAGTACAAGTCAGCCTCTTCCAGGCTCTACTGGATCCTTCCTAATAcattcacttttttccttctcctcctccattaAATTAGCAAACCCTCAGGGATTGAGAGACCATGACCAGTTTGGCTAATTATCTGCCCCGtgcatgaagttctccaggctgCATCACTGTAAATAATCAGCCTGTGCTTCCCAGCCCTTCAGTTAGCCAGCTCCAGTCCAATGGGATCAATACCCATATGTCTCATCCTCCCAGAGTTGTTGTCTGCACCAGGAGGCCCACACCTGAGTCTGTCTTACTGCCTGTGCTTAGGACAAAGCTTCAGCCTTCATCCAAAAGCAGGTAGGGGACAGGCAGCTAATCTGCAGTGCTCAGTCCTGGTCAAGCGGAGGGACAGCCCAACCCAGAGAGTGCCAAGTGCAGTGGGAGACACTGAATGCAGGAGGGATATGGGAGACTTGTATGCTCATCATCAAGGCAGTGGGAGTTATGATAGTCAGTGGGAGGCCACCAAAACGCAAAGATCAGCTCAAAGCCTACGAGGTTTATGTTATTGTTAGTGGTGGGAATTGTAGAACGCTTAttcaagtttttgttttccttccacaCTGGTTCTATCTTCCTTGGGCATCTTTTCTACTACCAGGAAACCGGTCCTTCTAAATGTCGCCTAAGTTCTCCAGATGATCTTGAAGGTGATGGTGATGAAATGATGACAACCACAGTATTACAAAGACTTATGTAGGAATTCATACACCAGAGGCtggagtaatttttaaatatagtttgttACTTTATTTGCATTGAAAGTGTGAAtgttttagtcactaattcatgtccaactctttacaaccccatggactgtagtctgccaggctcctctgtcaatgaaattctccaagcaagaatactggagtgggttgccattcccttctccagggaatcttcccaatccagggatcaaacctgggtcgcctgcattaccggcagattctttaccatctgagccaccagggaaactgcaagaatactgaagtaggtagccattctgttttccagaggatcttccaaacccagggactgaacccaggtgtcctctatcgcagacagattctttattctttgaggcaacagggaagccctttatctgCATTCCCATCCCCCAAAAGAAAGCAACATGCATTATTATCATTTTCAACCTGAGGATAAGAATTTTAACGTTAATGTAATTTTGTTCAGGCTCTGGTAGAGAGGAGAATAAAGTCAGATTCGAATGCAGACAGTGACACTCCATTTTTCAAGGCACCTTGACAGTATTGTCACTTGTGACACTCCTTTTATAGGGCAAAAGTGACACTCCGTTTACAAGTCACCTTGACAGTATTCTCTCCTGCCAATCCAGCCAACATTTAGGGGGCTGAATTTAGGAGAAACACAAACTCTCTATAAGGAAGAATTGGCGTGAAAAGCTCTCTTAAGCTGGCATAAGGGGGCCAACTTGGTGTTGAGACCTGATTAGGTCTTACATTTTTTGACTGTTCACAAGAGGTGGGATTTGATGAAAAATCAAGCCTTCATATATATTCAGGAACAGAAGGATATTAAAGAAGTTTTACCTGGCCACGACAAACAAATACAGCAAAATGTAAACTCAACCGCCAATCTTTTTCTGAAAGTATTTGATAccgattgaaaaaaaaattctgtgtgtCTCTGGAAACATGTTATGTAGGCCTTCCACccacttttattgattttttttttctgatattgagtttcACAGgctgtttctatattttggggattaattatttgtccatagcttcatttgcaaatattttttcctattttaagctttgtcttttcatctcatttatggttatctttcctgtgcaaaagcttttaattttaattgggtcccatttttgttgttgtcatgttacattttattttcattaccctaggtggtgggtcaaaaaagatcttattgTGATTTAGATCAAGGAATGTTCTtcctatatttttcttctaatacTTTATTTGTGAATTGATTAAATTCAGTTTGGACACTTATCTAGGTGCCTCTACCATTGTTTTGTGTATTCAacagtctcttttttttaaaggtgccCCATCAACATGAAACCACAGAATCTAACAGATGTCTCAGAAttcctcctcctgggcctctCAGATGATCCAGATATGCAGCCCCTCCTCTTCGGACTCTTCCTGTCCATGTACCTGGTCACTGTGCTTGGGAACCTGCTCATCATCCTGGCTGTCAGCTCCAattcccacctccacacccccatgtacttcttcctctccaatttGTCCTTGACTGATGTCAGTTtcagcaccaccaccatccccaagaTGCTAGTGAACCTCCAGACACACAGCAAATCCATCACCTATGCAGGCTGCCTAACTCAACtgacctttttttctctttttgcttttttggagaGTCTCCTTCTGacagtgatggcctatgaccggtTGGTGGCCATTTGTCACCCTCTCCACTACCTGGTCATCATGAACCCCCGCTTCTGTGGCTTGTTGGTCCTGGTGTCATTTTCCATCAGCCTTTTGACCTCCCTGCTGCACTGCTTGATGGTGTCACAGCTTACTTTCTGTGAAGATGTGGAAGTTCCTCATTTCTTTTGTGAACTTTCTCAACTCCTCAACCTTTCCTGTTCTGATACCTTCATCAATAACATATTAATCTATTTCATTGGAGCCATCTTGGGCGGAGTTCCACTCTCAGGGATCATTTACTCTTATACTCAAATTACATCCTCCATTCTAAGAGTCTCATCTTCAGATGGGAAGTacaaagccttctccacctgtggttCTCATCTGTCagttgtttgcttattttatggAACTGGCCTTGGGGTGTATCTCAGCTCCACTGTCTCATCTTCCCACAGGAAGAGTGCAGTGGTCTCGGTGATGTACACTGTGGTCACCCCTatgctgaaccccttcatctacagCCTAAGGAACAAGGACATCAAGAGTACCCTCTGGAGAATTATCATCAAAAAAGCCTAATTTCAATACTTGTgtaatttttctgttgttgtttgttaAGACTGTAAAAGACAGTAAAATCAAATATGTACAAC is drawn from Bos mutus isolate GX-2022 chromosome 7, NWIPB_WYAK_1.1, whole genome shotgun sequence and contains these coding sequences:
- the LOC102272538 gene encoding olfactory receptor 7E178, with protein sequence MIVKVIVMKIVTITTKYHKALCAPSTWKKSNLTGVSEFLLLGLSDDPDMQPLLFGLFLSMYLVTVLGNLLIILAVSSNSHLHTPMYFFLSNLSLTDVSFSTTTIPKMLVNLQTHSKSITYAGCLTQLTFFSLFAFLESLLLTVMAYDRLVAICHPLHYLVIMNPRFCGLLVLVSFSISLLTSLLHYWMVSQLTFCEEVKVLHFFCDPPQLFNLSCSDTFINNILIYFIGAILGGVPLSGILYSYTRIISSILRVSSSGGKYKAFSTCGSHLAVVCLFYGTGLGVYLSSAVSSSHRKGVVASVMYTVVTPMLNPFIYSLRNKDIKSALWKIIIRRT
- the LOC102272256 gene encoding olfactory receptor 7E178, yielding MKPQNLTDVSEFLLLGLSDDPDMQPLLFGLFLSMYLVTVLGNLLIILAVSSNSHLHTPMYFFLSNLSLTDVSFSTTTIPKMLVNLQTHSKSITYAGCLTQLTFFSLFAFLESLLLTVMAYDRLVAICHPLHYLVIMNPRFCGLLVLVSFSISLLTSLLHCLMVSQLTFCEDVEVPHFFCELSQLLNLSCSDTFINNILIYFIGAILGGVPLSGIIYSYTQITSSILRVSSSDGKYKAFSTCGSHLSVVCLFYGTGLGVYLSSTVSSSHRKSAVVSVMYTVVTPMLNPFIYSLRNKDIKSTLWRIIIKKA